The DNA region GTAAGGGTAATCTTTGTCCTTTTTAATATTGAGAGAGTCCACTTTAAATTTAACAGATTTAATATTCTCTAAAAATTTCTCTCTGTTCTTCTCTTTTTTAAAATACAAATAATGATTTACCTTCCTTTTTTGAGTAAGATCTACGCCTTCAAAAAACAATTGATTTAACAAGTCTTGACTCATAAAAAAATCTTCTGAAACATCTTTAGGATATAAAACATCTTTATAATATCCCCATTTTTTATCCCTTTTAATAACTAGGTATTTCTTTGAATTGGGAAAATCCTTTTGGTAAAGCGAATCTATTTTATTTCTTAGGTTTATGGTGTCTTTAGTATAATAAACGTCAAAACCTGTGCATTGATAGGTAAGTATACCTACTAACCTATTCTTTTTAGTTGATTTGATGATAACCTCAGCAACTGCATCAGAAAAATCATAAATTTCTTCAAGTCCATCGGTATTGGGTACCCCGTTTTTAAAGCATTTACTCGTTCTTTTACCTACAAGCACCAAATTTTTATAGTTGGGTTTACCCAACATATACTTGTAATTGACCGTAACAGCCATAATGCCTTTTTCTTTTTCAATTACATAATTGCCCCAATCATCTTGAGCATTAGAAAGGGTAAAACACAGTAAAAATAAAATATGCAGAGTAATTGTCTTATTCATAGAGTAAAGGTCTGTAAAACAATTCAATTATCAAAAATGATGCCTTTTTTAACTGAAAATCCTGCAAAGTTTAAAACTTTGCAGGATTTTCAGTAGTAATATAGTTTTCAGTTTATACGAACCTATTATAATACCCTACAAGGTTCTTATAATCTCTAGCAATACCTTCAGCCTCACGGTCAGTTATTTTACCATCTCTCTTACATTTTCTTACTTCGCCTAAAAATTCTTCAATTTCTTCATAAAAACTATTGTAATATGAGTCTTTTCTTTGCTCTTTTAACAAATCTGCTGTTAAGTCTTTATGCTTTGCATAATTCGCTTCTAATTCATCATATTTCGCAGCTAAAACAGTCATATCAATTTGTTCAGCATAAACAATATCTCTAATTTCTGCAGCCAAGCCTAAATCTGTTTTTGATGCGATTATACTTTCCTTTAAAGGGTGGTCTTTTAATAGTTCTATTTCTGCAGCATCAGCTATCGGTTTTAAAATCTTGTAAGAATTTGATTGACCTTCATAAAAAGCCGTTATGTTTTTTTCAACAATATCTACATATTCTTTCCCCTTTGCCCAATCATCGTCTTTATAATCTTCATTATTAAGGTAGTCTTTAAATTTCTTATAAGCATCATGCGTGTTTTCAAACGCTTCTGATGTTGCTTTAACGCTTTTGGTCAATTCTTCTTTAACTTCTGAAGGTAAATTATCCCCTTTCAATAAAGAAACGCCATCAAT from Aureibaculum sp. 2308TA14-22 includes:
- a CDS encoding DUF695 domain-containing protein, with translation MNKTITLHILFLLCFTLSNAQDDWGNYVIEKEKGIMAVTVNYKYMLGKPNYKNLVLVGKRTSKCFKNGVPNTDGLEEIYDFSDAVAEVIIKSTKKNRLVGILTYQCTGFDVYYTKDTINLRNKIDSLYQKDFPNSKKYLVIKRDKKWGYYKDVLYPKDVSEDFFMSQDLLNQLFFEGVDLTQKRKVNHYLYFKKEKNREKFLENIKSVKFKVDSLNIKKDKDYPYELQMSREDKLYPTFMAELTKVLKVYALSNKGYYDGWGIEPENTN
- a CDS encoding DUF6845 domain-containing protein, which codes for MKFKILFIAVALIVSCGKLGDKASSALEAVSDLDSDGANNIIAYNNAMVNYMNDATGKINKASEDYEKMSTMVAKKQKPRMFMGMAFIGSIPDANRKIDGVSLLKGDNLPSEVKEELTKSVKATSEAFENTHDAYKKFKDYLNNEDYKDDDWAKGKEYVDIVEKNITAFYEGQSNSYKILKPIADAAEIELLKDHPLKESIIASKTDLGLAAEIRDIVYAEQIDMTVLAAKYDELEANYAKHKDLTADLLKEQRKDSYYNSFYEEIEEFLGEVRKCKRDGKITDREAEGIARDYKNLVGYYNRFV